The following proteins are encoded in a genomic region of Oncorhynchus gorbuscha isolate QuinsamMale2020 ecotype Even-year linkage group LG11, OgorEven_v1.0, whole genome shotgun sequence:
- the gpatch11 gene encoding G patch domain-containing protein 11 isoform X1 codes for MAEDEDDYMSDAFLSQIPDVKPGIPMVKRVKEALRKEVLHKEKNVKNRQKTIKELEQESREMAQHSTISNQNKGFALLQKMGYKAGQGLGKQGAGRVEPIPLNIKTDRGGIGMEGVKKRKAEEELEHYRQKARAKQQNEKQSLEDFRVRMRTEREEQKIEGDLRRSQKACEQLDSQKGVPVPREDWYWPKLVVEEEEEEEEDKVDEEEEEDKAVEEDELTSLDKLQILTSYLRGVHFYCIWCGTAYNDEEDLCSNCPGDAAVDHDD; via the exons ATGGCTGAAGACGAAGATGATTATATGTCTGATGCCTTTCTCAGTCAAAT ACCAGATGTGAAGCCCGGTATCCCGATGGTGAAGCGTGTGAAGGAGGCCCTGAGGAAAGAGGTGCTTCACAAGGAGAAGAACGTTAAGAATCGCCAGAAGACTATTAAAGAGTTGGAGcaggagagtagagagatggCACAGCATAGCACCATTAGCAACCAGAACAAGGGCTTtgctctgctgcagaagatgGGCTACAAAGCTGGACAAGGCCTGGGGAAGCAGG GGGCGGGAAGAGTCGAACCTATTCCATTAAATATCAAAACAG ACAGAGGGGGCATcgggatggagggagtgaagaAGAGGAAAGCGGAGGAGGAACTTGAACATTACCGTCAGAAAGCCCGGGCCAAACAACAGAATGAGAAACAGTCCCTGGAGGACTTCAG AGTGAggatgaggacagagagggaagagcaaAAGATTGAGGGGGACCTCAGGAGGAGTCAGAAAGCCTGTGAGCAGCTGGACAGTCAgaag GGTGTCCCGGTGCCCAGGGAAGACTGGTACTGGCCTAAACTGgttgttgaggaggaggaggaggaagaggaagacaaggtggatgaggaggaagaggaagacaaggCGGTGGAGGAGGATGAGTTAACT tcactggacAAGCTACAAATTCTGACATCATATTTAAGAGGGGTCCATTTTTACTGCATATGGTGTGGCACCGCTTACAATG ACGAGGAGGATCTGTGCTCTAATTGCCCTGGAGACGCAGCTGTAGACCACGATGACTGA
- the gpatch11 gene encoding G patch domain-containing protein 11 isoform X2, translating into MIICLMPFSVKYVKPGIPMVKRVKEALRKEVLHKEKNVKNRQKTIKELEQESREMAQHSTISNQNKGFALLQKMGYKAGQGLGKQGAGRVEPIPLNIKTDRGGIGMEGVKKRKAEEELEHYRQKARAKQQNEKQSLEDFRVRMRTEREEQKIEGDLRRSQKACEQLDSQKGVPVPREDWYWPKLVVEEEEEEEEDKVDEEEEEDKAVEEDELTSLDKLQILTSYLRGVHFYCIWCGTAYNDEEDLCSNCPGDAAVDHDD; encoded by the exons ATGATTATATGTCTGATGCCTTTCTCAGTCAAAT ATGTGAAGCCCGGTATCCCGATGGTGAAGCGTGTGAAGGAGGCCCTGAGGAAAGAGGTGCTTCACAAGGAGAAGAACGTTAAGAATCGCCAGAAGACTATTAAAGAGTTGGAGcaggagagtagagagatggCACAGCATAGCACCATTAGCAACCAGAACAAGGGCTTtgctctgctgcagaagatgGGCTACAAAGCTGGACAAGGCCTGGGGAAGCAGG GGGCGGGAAGAGTCGAACCTATTCCATTAAATATCAAAACAG ACAGAGGGGGCATcgggatggagggagtgaagaAGAGGAAAGCGGAGGAGGAACTTGAACATTACCGTCAGAAAGCCCGGGCCAAACAACAGAATGAGAAACAGTCCCTGGAGGACTTCAG AGTGAggatgaggacagagagggaagagcaaAAGATTGAGGGGGACCTCAGGAGGAGTCAGAAAGCCTGTGAGCAGCTGGACAGTCAgaag GGTGTCCCGGTGCCCAGGGAAGACTGGTACTGGCCTAAACTGgttgttgaggaggaggaggaggaagaggaagacaaggtggatgaggaggaagaggaagacaaggCGGTGGAGGAGGATGAGTTAACT tcactggacAAGCTACAAATTCTGACATCATATTTAAGAGGGGTCCATTTTTACTGCATATGGTGTGGCACCGCTTACAATG ACGAGGAGGATCTGTGCTCTAATTGCCCTGGAGACGCAGCTGTAGACCACGATGACTGA